A single region of the Tigriopus californicus strain San Diego chromosome 8, Tcal_SD_v2.1, whole genome shotgun sequence genome encodes:
- the LOC131885786 gene encoding broad-complex core protein isoforms 1/2/3/4/5-like, producing the protein MGSAQKYSLKWNDFTVNVASTFRDLHTRSDFVDVTLACSDGSTLDAHKVILSSVSSYFRDVLKTTRCKHPIIILKDTGKDEASAMLEFAYTGEVNVAQELLPSLLQTARSFRIKGLDKVESPVEAPAHPKIPPHPHTPLHQAPHQRVEAQTPSSEHWVESAPQTRSHSPSSIHSQPDIKPPFSEHHFLAASENGKNIHGRREREVSPPHSHDAGSQPPTREASPCSQQSSRTPPPKRWKRSFDMNHPTSTSGKIISNNEDPMSLVPENYSTRPDYEPSKPYLESNGVAANASNSSSVPSGLRSYPYPHSMPTSPTMFERGNETRLAGLFRHHLSNSDVASSRNNVPTAAHQTSSTPQSAHTEVITPNSQTTGIHSSTPNGDSNERGDHTPVDYRCFNNQSKTSLQEADYGNRSRSTSRNNSLIPSSTTQNGTAERHEDDEVQFRPRSLSVFRPESAPTVLDMSPDASLSGPPSLRNSEISNDGHRGDILHDSDDHDFPTKGFTVSADSDGTGRYTCDECGKVFKHPGSLQHHRHIHRGTHRCPSCGKAFSRRWDMERHLNKSKYGCPANRFSAGGNTTPTNTGSSQAIVTLATSTPMPSIGSTHSPQTGGVRHPEMMSVTAASAHNTTA; encoded by the exons ATGGGTTCGGCGCAAAAATATAGCCTTAAGTGGAACGATTTCACAGTGAACGTGGCCTCCACGTTTCGAGATCTCCACACCAGAAGCGATTTCGTGGACGTCACCTTGGCCTGTTCCGATGGGTCCACCTTGGATGCACACAAAGTGATCTTGTCGTCGGTCTCCTCCTACTTCCGGGACGTACTTAAG ACCACTCGGTGCAAGCATCCAATCATCATCTTAAAAGATACGGGCAAAGATGAGGCCTCCGCCATGTTGGAGTTCGCCTACACGGGTGAAGTCAACGTGGCCCAGGAGCTCCTGCCATCCCTTCTCCAGACAGCCCGATCCTTTCGCATCAAGGGTCTGGACAAGGTCGAAAGTCCCGTCGAGGCACCCGCCCACCCTAAAATCCCGCCACACCCGCACACACCCCTCCACCAGGCGCCTCACCAGCGGGTGGAGGCGCAAACGCCTAGTTCTGAACATTGGGTTGAATCGGCCCCACAAACTCGGTCCCACTCGCCCAGTTCCATTCATAGTCAACCCGACATCAAACCACCCTTCTCAGAGCATCATTTCCTGGCGGCCTCTGAAAATGGTAAAAACATACACGGCCGTCGGGAACGAGAAGTCAGCCCACCCCACAGTCATGATGCCGGTAGTCAACCACCGACCCGGGAGGCGTCTCCTTGTTCGCAGCAAAGCTCTCGGACCCCTCCCCCAAAACGGTGGAAGAGATCGTTTGACATGAATCATCCAACCTCCACCAGTGGAAAGATTATTTCCAACAACGAGGATCCAATGTCTTTG GTTCCTGAAAATTACTCAACTCGCCCGGATTATGAACCTAGCAAGCCTTATCTGGAATCCAATGGCGTTGCGGCCAATGCTTCCAATTCATCTAGTGTACCCTCTGGCTTGAGATCTTATCCTTATCCACATTCTATGCCCACCAGTCCCACCATGTTTGAGAGAGGAAATGAAACTCG TTTGGCCGGCCTCTTCCGTCATCATTTATCCAACTCGGATGTTGCCTCGTCACGAAATAATGTACCAACCGCTGCTCATCAGACGTCCTCCACTCCTCAGTCTGCACATACCGAAGTGATTACGCCCAACTCTCAGACCACCGGCATTCACAGTTCCACTCCAAATGGAGATTCGAATGAGCGTGGCGACCACACTCCCGTTGATTATAGATGCTTTAATAACCAATCCAAGACGAGCCTTCAGGAG GCCGATTACGGTAACCGTAGCCGGAGTACTAGTAGGAACAACTCGTTGATTCCTAGCAGCACTACTCAAAATGGGACAGCAGAGAGACACGAGGATGACGAGGTTCAATTCCGACCTCGATCGTTGTCGGTTTTTCGCCCAGAATCTGCTCCCACCGTGCTTGACATGAGCCCCGATGCTTCGCTCTCTGGACCGCCATCCTTGCGCAATTCTGAGATCAGTAATGATGGGCATCGAG GTGACATATTGCACGACAGCGACGACCACGACTTCCCCACCAAAGGCTTCACCGTCTCGGCTGACTCGGACGGCACAGGCCGTTACACTTGCGACGAGTGCGGCAAAGTCTTCAAGCACCCGGGCTCCCTGCAGCACCATCGGCACATTCATCGTGGGACGCACCGGTGCCCCAGTTGTGGCAAGGCCTTTAGTCGCCGTTGGGACATGGAGCGCCATCTCAACAAGAGCAAATACGGGTGCCCTGCCAACCGGTTCAGTGCCGGTGGCAACACCACTCCCACCAACACTGGTTCCTCTCAAGCCATAGTGACCTTAGCCACCAGTACCCCAATGCCCTCCATTGGGTCCACCCACTCCCCGCAGACGGGCGGAGTCCGTCATCCTGAAATGATGTCGGTGACGGCCGCCAGTGCTCACAATACCACGGCCTAA
- the LOC131885787 gene encoding glycosyltransferase 25 family member-like isoform X3, producing the protein MRTCHQNLHPADTSVTSVRAVMLARNKAHVLPFSLELLQDLDYPKNRMALFIRSDHNQDETVDVLHTWLDSVQDQYYAVNFTSLSGTPTFPGSLGPNHWTDDRFSHLIQLKQEGMKYARSIWSDFVWFLDADVLLTHNQMLRELIPMGETQVISAPMLKTLTRYSNFWAGMSDTYYYARTDEYDPILGRTSLGCHSVPMVHTSVLVNLNKVESLKLTFLPEDIPNYDGPRDDIIVFALSAQFNGVPMYICNNHNYGYTMVPLADEDVLEKDFEMLSDLRLQIIADIGPLEPHPDLAGYVLQPPLKNRLDVDHIYMINLKRRSDRKAKMEACFQLLGIDYEYFEAVDGRDLNEDYLEDHGIRMLDEFQDPLHGRPLTYGEIGCFMSHYHIWKDIIKHGYQRTIVFEDDIRFEPNFRESFQNLLLELSGLDLKWDLIYLGRKILHNVEEPWLEHSNLLVTNGYTYWTLAYMITLKGAQKLVDEQPLGKMVPVDEYLPIMFDKHPNNTWSHHFKIRDLRAFSVHPRFVHPTHYTGEEGYFSDTEATSTIAAKADQKQEL; encoded by the exons ATGAGAACTTGCCATCAAAATCTTCATCCGGCCGATACCTCTGTCACCTCTGTTCGAGCCG TCATGCTGGCCAGAAATAAGGCCCATGTTTTACCATTCTCCTTGGAACTACTTCAAGATCTAGATTATCCAAAGAATCGAATGGCTTTGTTTATCCGGAGCGACCATAATCAAGATGAGACCGTGGACGTGCTTCACACTTGGTTAGATTCGGTTCAAGACCAATACTATGCGGTCAACTTCACATCTTTGTCGGGGACTCCGACTTTTCCAGGATCTTTGGGTCCAAATCATTGGACAGACGATCGTTTTTCACATCTCATCCAATTGAAGCAGGAGGGTATGAAGTATGCCCGGTCCATCTGGTCCGATTTCGTTTGGTTTCTCGATGCAGACGTGCTCTTGACCCACAATCAGATGCTGCGTGAGCTCATTCCTATGGGCGAAACCCAAGTGATATCGGCTCCAATGCTCAAAACTCTTACTCGGTATTCGAACTTTTGGGCTGGTATGTCAGATACGTACTACTACGCCCGGACAGACGAATACGATCCCATTTTGGGACGAACATCTTTGGGATGTCATAGTGTGCCTATGGTGCATACCTCGGTTCTAGtcaatttgaataaagtgGAATCCCTCAAACTTACCTTCTTGCCTGAGGATATTCCCAACTACGACGGTCCACGAGATGACATCATAGTGTTTGCTCTCAGCGCCCAATTCAACGGCGTTCCCATGTACATTTGCAACAACCACAACTATGGCTACACCATGGTTCCCTTAGCCGATGAGGATGTTCTGGAGaaggattttgaaatgttgagCGATCTCCGTCTTCAAATAATAGCCGATATTGGCCCTTTGGAACCTCATCCTGATTTAGCCGGGTACGTGCTTCAACCGCCATTAAAGAATAGACTCGACGTCGATCACATTTACATGATCAACTTAAAGCGCCGCTCTGATCGAAAAGCCAAAATGGAAGCATGCTTTCAGCTTCTGGGCATTGATTACGAGTACTTTGAGGCTGTGGATGGACGAGATTTGAACGAAGACTACCTCGAAGATCATGGCATAAGAATGTTGGACGAATTTCAGGACCCTCTCCACGGGCGACCATTAACTTACGGCGAGATCGGATGCTTCATGAGTCACTATCACATCTGGAAGGACATCATTAAGCACGGCTACCAAAGGACCATCGTATTTGAGGATGACATCAGGTTCGAGCCGAACTTCAGGGAGAGCTTCCAGAACCTACTTCTAGAGCTATCTGGACTTGATTTGAAGTGGGATCTTATTTACCTAGGTCGAAAGATCCTCCACAATGTTGAAGAACCATGGTTAGAGCATTCCAACTTGTTGGTAACCAACGGCTACACCTATTGGACCCTTGCCTACATGATCACCCTTAAAGGCGCTCAGAAACTAGTCGATGAGCAGCCTTTGGGCAAGATGGTTCCGGTGGATGAATATTTGCCTATCATGTTCGACAAGCATCCAAACAACACTTGGagtcatcatttcaaaattagagATCTCAGAGCATTCAGTGTCCACCCACGCTTCGTTCACCCAACTCATTACACAGGCGAAGAGGGTTACTTCAGTGACACCGAAGCCACCTCAACAATTGCGGCCAAAGCGGATCAAAAACAGGAACTCTGA
- the LOC131885789 gene encoding cellular tumor antigen p53-like isoform X2, with translation MTSEAHHPWGDSTTPATEDHPRRPLMMNMGFDPVLNNGTTPSQPHEISPLESLSPTMMWLSPEDETTLRSNLIKDGHISSDGELTIIAQREADALRAHDFTTLLKTEDEADPVVAQEMAHTSMPPGSIIVNPSMLKHEAETAESGEAGGVVTYLWQASECPNMATGVSPSTQDWSGHLGFDLRIPPASKSKDGQYSKMLHKLFINQNRVVHVHFNVRNREDMALPEGLMIRAVVIYTRPDDFGDPVHVCPSHSKDSLGQLKSPHADHLIRCNSERSMYILDPVSKRHSVVTEVNQPQPGCNEVVLGYRFMDLGSCAGGLNRRDTAVIFTLELGGNVVGRKILPLRICTCPKRDMESEEKSGKKNGMERLSDQSHEACHPGKVKIDKRQPKWVLIYLFS, from the exons ATGACGTCGGAGGCCCACCACCCCTGGGGAGATAGTACGACCCCGGCGACGGAGGACCACCCCAGGCGTCCCCTAATGATGAATATGGGGTTTGACCCCGTGCTAAATAATGGGACGACGCCGTCGCAGCCCCATGAGATCAGCCCCTTGGAATCCCTTAGTCCCACCATGATGTGGCTCTCCCCCGAAGACGAGACCACCCTCCGGTCCAACCTGATCAAGGATGGACACATCTCCTCCGATGG CGAGCTCACGATCATTGCTCAACGTGAGGCTGACGCGCTTCGCGCCCATGATTTCACCACTCTGCTGAAAACCGAGGACGAGGCCGATCCCGTGGTGGCTCAAGAAATGGCCCATACGAGTATGCCCCCGGGGTCCATTATTGTGaatccgtccatgttgaaacACGAGGCTGAGACGGCGGAATCGGGTGAAGCCGGGGGGGTGGTGACGTACCTTTGGCAGGCCAGCGAATGTCCCAACATGGCCACGGGCGTTTCTCCGAGTACCCAAGATTGGAGTGGGCATCTCGGATTTGACCTGAGAATCCCTCCGGCCAGTAAATCCAAGGATGGTCAA tATAGCAAAATGTTACACAAGTTGTTCATCAATCAAAACCGAGTGGTTCACGTTCATTTTAATGTCCGTAATCGCGAAGATATGGCTCTGCCAGAGGGCCTTATGATACGTGCTGTGGTTATCTACACCCGTCCGGATGATTTTGGGGATCCAGTTCACGTATGCCCGAGCCACTCAAAAGACAG TTTGGGTCAACTGAAATCACCCCATGCGGATCATCTCATTCGTTGCAATTCAGAGCGATCCATGTATATCCTCGATCCAG TTTCCAAAAGACACAGTGTTGTTACCGAAGTGAATCAGCCGCAACCCGGATGTAATGAGGTGGTCTTGGGCTACCGGTTCATGGATTTGGGAAGTTGTGCGGGAGGATTGAATCGGCGAGATACGGCCGTTATTTTTACGCTAGAACTCGG AGGCAATGTCGTGGGCCGCAAGATTCTTCCTCTAAGAATTTGCACTTGTCCTAAGCGAGACATGGAgtcagaagaaaaaagtggCAAGAAGAATGGCATGGAGCGTTTGAGCGATCAGTCCCACGAAGCATGTCATCCGGGAAAGGTGAAAATCGACAAACGGCAGCCCAAATGGGTCTTG atttatttattttcttag
- the LOC131885789 gene encoding cellular tumor antigen p53-like isoform X1: MTSEAHHPWGDSTTPATEDHPRRPLMMNMGFDPVLNNGTTPSQPHEISPLESLSPTMMWLSPEDETTLRSNLIKDGHISSDGELTIIAQREADALRAHDFTTLLKTEDEADPVVAQEMAHTSMPPGSIIVNPSMLKHEAETAESGEAGGVVTYLWQASECPNMATGVSPSTQDWSGHLGFDLRIPPASKSKDGQYSKMLHKLFINQNRVVHVHFNVRNREDMALPEGLMIRAVVIYTRPDDFGDPVHVCPSHSKDSLGQLKSPHADHLIRCNSERSMYILDPVSKRHSVVTEVNQPQPGCNEVVLGYRFMDLGSCAGGLNRRDTAVIFTLELGGNVVGRKILPLRICTCPKRDMESEEKSGKKNGMERLSDQSHEACHPGKVKIDKRQPKWVLTYGEENFQIVKNLAEGLVKKDGGDVEKWRESIKTFNDLTKKSCKRSKLSRPDAT, encoded by the exons ATGACGTCGGAGGCCCACCACCCCTGGGGAGATAGTACGACCCCGGCGACGGAGGACCACCCCAGGCGTCCCCTAATGATGAATATGGGGTTTGACCCCGTGCTAAATAATGGGACGACGCCGTCGCAGCCCCATGAGATCAGCCCCTTGGAATCCCTTAGTCCCACCATGATGTGGCTCTCCCCCGAAGACGAGACCACCCTCCGGTCCAACCTGATCAAGGATGGACACATCTCCTCCGATGG CGAGCTCACGATCATTGCTCAACGTGAGGCTGACGCGCTTCGCGCCCATGATTTCACCACTCTGCTGAAAACCGAGGACGAGGCCGATCCCGTGGTGGCTCAAGAAATGGCCCATACGAGTATGCCCCCGGGGTCCATTATTGTGaatccgtccatgttgaaacACGAGGCTGAGACGGCGGAATCGGGTGAAGCCGGGGGGGTGGTGACGTACCTTTGGCAGGCCAGCGAATGTCCCAACATGGCCACGGGCGTTTCTCCGAGTACCCAAGATTGGAGTGGGCATCTCGGATTTGACCTGAGAATCCCTCCGGCCAGTAAATCCAAGGATGGTCAA tATAGCAAAATGTTACACAAGTTGTTCATCAATCAAAACCGAGTGGTTCACGTTCATTTTAATGTCCGTAATCGCGAAGATATGGCTCTGCCAGAGGGCCTTATGATACGTGCTGTGGTTATCTACACCCGTCCGGATGATTTTGGGGATCCAGTTCACGTATGCCCGAGCCACTCAAAAGACAG TTTGGGTCAACTGAAATCACCCCATGCGGATCATCTCATTCGTTGCAATTCAGAGCGATCCATGTATATCCTCGATCCAG TTTCCAAAAGACACAGTGTTGTTACCGAAGTGAATCAGCCGCAACCCGGATGTAATGAGGTGGTCTTGGGCTACCGGTTCATGGATTTGGGAAGTTGTGCGGGAGGATTGAATCGGCGAGATACGGCCGTTATTTTTACGCTAGAACTCGG AGGCAATGTCGTGGGCCGCAAGATTCTTCCTCTAAGAATTTGCACTTGTCCTAAGCGAGACATGGAgtcagaagaaaaaagtggCAAGAAGAATGGCATGGAGCGTTTGAGCGATCAGTCCCACGAAGCATGTCATCCGGGAAAGGTGAAAATCGACAAACGGCAGCCCAAATGGGTCTTG ACCTACGGTGAGGAGAATTTCCAAATCGTTAAGAACCTAGCCGAGGGTTTAGTGAAAAAAGATGGAGGGGATGTTGAGAAGTGGCGCGAATCGATCAAGAC GTTCAAcgatttgacaaaaaagtcgTGCAAACGTTCAAAGTTGAGTCGTCCTGATGCAACCTAG
- the LOC131885787 gene encoding glycosyltransferase 25 family member-like isoform X1 — protein sequence MIPQIALLFLMWHSQTILADEDDVLPTITIVMLARNKAHVLPFSLELLQDLDYPKNRMALFIRSDHNQDETVDVLHTWLDSVQDQYYAVNFTSLSGTPTFPGSLGPNHWTDDRFSHLIQLKQEGMKYARSIWSDFVWFLDADVLLTHNQMLRELIPMGETQVISAPMLKTLTRYSNFWAGMSDTYYYARTDEYDPILGRTSLGCHSVPMVHTSVLVNLNKVESLKLTFLPEDIPNYDGPRDDIIVFALSAQFNGVPMYICNNHNYGYTMVPLADEDVLEKDFEMLSDLRLQIIADIGPLEPHPDLAGYVLQPPLKNRLDVDHIYMINLKRRSDRKAKMEACFQLLGIDYEYFEAVDGRDLNEDYLEDHGIRMLDEFQDPLHGRPLTYGEIGCFMSHYHIWKDIIKHGYQRTIVFEDDIRFEPNFRESFQNLLLELSGLDLKWDLIYLGRKILHNVEEPWLEHSNLLVTNGYTYWTLAYMITLKGAQKLVDEQPLGKMVPVDEYLPIMFDKHPNNTWSHHFKIRDLRAFSVHPRFVHPTHYTGEEGYFSDTEATSTIAAKADQKQEL from the coding sequence ATGATCCCACAAATCGCGCTCCTTTTTCTCATGTGGCATTCTCAAACCATCCTCGCTGATGAAGACGATGTATTACCTACAATTACCATAGTCATGCTGGCCAGAAATAAGGCCCATGTTTTACCATTCTCCTTGGAACTACTTCAAGATCTAGATTATCCAAAGAATCGAATGGCTTTGTTTATCCGGAGCGACCATAATCAAGATGAGACCGTGGACGTGCTTCACACTTGGTTAGATTCGGTTCAAGACCAATACTATGCGGTCAACTTCACATCTTTGTCGGGGACTCCGACTTTTCCAGGATCTTTGGGTCCAAATCATTGGACAGACGATCGTTTTTCACATCTCATCCAATTGAAGCAGGAGGGTATGAAGTATGCCCGGTCCATCTGGTCCGATTTCGTTTGGTTTCTCGATGCAGACGTGCTCTTGACCCACAATCAGATGCTGCGTGAGCTCATTCCTATGGGCGAAACCCAAGTGATATCGGCTCCAATGCTCAAAACTCTTACTCGGTATTCGAACTTTTGGGCTGGTATGTCAGATACGTACTACTACGCCCGGACAGACGAATACGATCCCATTTTGGGACGAACATCTTTGGGATGTCATAGTGTGCCTATGGTGCATACCTCGGTTCTAGtcaatttgaataaagtgGAATCCCTCAAACTTACCTTCTTGCCTGAGGATATTCCCAACTACGACGGTCCACGAGATGACATCATAGTGTTTGCTCTCAGCGCCCAATTCAACGGCGTTCCCATGTACATTTGCAACAACCACAACTATGGCTACACCATGGTTCCCTTAGCCGATGAGGATGTTCTGGAGaaggattttgaaatgttgagCGATCTCCGTCTTCAAATAATAGCCGATATTGGCCCTTTGGAACCTCATCCTGATTTAGCCGGGTACGTGCTTCAACCGCCATTAAAGAATAGACTCGACGTCGATCACATTTACATGATCAACTTAAAGCGCCGCTCTGATCGAAAAGCCAAAATGGAAGCATGCTTTCAGCTTCTGGGCATTGATTACGAGTACTTTGAGGCTGTGGATGGACGAGATTTGAACGAAGACTACCTCGAAGATCATGGCATAAGAATGTTGGACGAATTTCAGGACCCTCTCCACGGGCGACCATTAACTTACGGCGAGATCGGATGCTTCATGAGTCACTATCACATCTGGAAGGACATCATTAAGCACGGCTACCAAAGGACCATCGTATTTGAGGATGACATCAGGTTCGAGCCGAACTTCAGGGAGAGCTTCCAGAACCTACTTCTAGAGCTATCTGGACTTGATTTGAAGTGGGATCTTATTTACCTAGGTCGAAAGATCCTCCACAATGTTGAAGAACCATGGTTAGAGCATTCCAACTTGTTGGTAACCAACGGCTACACCTATTGGACCCTTGCCTACATGATCACCCTTAAAGGCGCTCAGAAACTAGTCGATGAGCAGCCTTTGGGCAAGATGGTTCCGGTGGATGAATATTTGCCTATCATGTTCGACAAGCATCCAAACAACACTTGGagtcatcatttcaaaattagagATCTCAGAGCATTCAGTGTCCACCCACGCTTCGTTCACCCAACTCATTACACAGGCGAAGAGGGTTACTTCAGTGACACCGAAGCCACCTCAACAATTGCGGCCAAAGCGGATCAAAAACAGGAACTCTGA
- the LOC131885787 gene encoding afadin- and alpha-actinin-binding protein A-like isoform X2 produces MSGRGEGSSNAFLGCSQDLFHRNLRDHVQSAGFCTHDNWKSAVIGLGQELELHGFLSPCANDDTGQGNLDIISLINTTWELLCHHRNAMKTISDLETQMQRLHCDVDQFHTSALRQRELLEAKSRQLHEVTERDRRTHLILDEEKLRLKNLKEEMKRLSNLMIQRDAQYRHEMKRKDLDVCKLKDKLMKVLTDKSGNNVLPMGIEIASLVSKSVGKSRGRWKASEKNDGEILHKVCDDYEAKLEVLRDENIQLREVLYRNLSSMFQACVEAQGQTKDSQCQFVNLPLSLGCKRIDEISREVVQGIQNRLKIGFDCSTNKRTADQAAIAGLQNELQQFLESNSSKLADQATDLEEALSKALTFLQGFQSLLSTLDQERTSLQTEQRKLECVRKKLLASLVPMLDECGLPSTWEIEDGPSWSSHAIATNEQNQAGPVSIGPQYCPQAVHRVALVHAHTADPKVSLESKAFRSPNGVVMREHTAGQNSVGNGVRPRSANMSPQRWTVVSPTGTLSNSPAMESSQKSRQGRAPPPQQERAERCNSCLSDPKALQPQEGHFLLGT; encoded by the exons ATGAGCGGCAGAGGAGAAGGAAGTAGCAACGCGTTCTTAGGCTGCAGTCAAGACCTGTTCCACCGAAATCTTAGAGATCATGTTCAAAGTGCTGGATTTTGTACCCATGATAACTGGAAGAGTGCCGTAATTGGCCTGGGTCAG GAATTGGAGCTACACGGTTTTTTATCACCCTGTGCCAACGATGATACCGGGCAAGGCAATTTGGACATTATTTCGTTGATCAACACGACGTGGGAGCTCCTCTGCCATCACCGCAATGCCATGAAAACAATTTCGGATCTAGAAACTCAA ATGCAACGGCTTCACTGCGATGTGGATCAGTTCCATACCAGTGCCTTAAGACAGCGAGAACTTCTAGAGGCGAAATCCAGGCAACTTCATGAGGTTACTGAACGAGATCGTAGAACCCATCTCATTTTGGATGAAGAGAAATTGCGTTTAAAGAATCTTAAAGAAGAG ATGAAGCGCCTCTCAAACTTAATGATCCAAAGAGACGCTCAATATCGTCACGAGATGAAACGAAAAGACCTTGATGTATGCAAACTGAAGGATAAACTCATGAAAGTTCTCACTGATAAAAGTGGCAATAACGTTCTGCCCATGGGGATAGAAATTGCGTCTCTTGTCTCGAAATCTGTTGGAAAATCCCGGGGTCGTTGGAAGGCATCAGAAAAG AATGACGGCGAAATCCTGCACAAAGTATGCGACGATTACGAGGCCAAATTAGAGGTACTTCGTGATGAGAATATTCAGTTGAGGGAGGTACTCTACCGGAATCTCAGCTCAATGTTCCAAGCTTGTGTTGAGGCTCAAGGGCAAACAAAGGACTCGCAATGCCAATTTGTAAACCTACCGCTGAGTTTGGGCTGTAAAAGGATCGACGAGATATCTAGAGAGGTGGTTCAGGGCATTCAAAATCGGCTCAAAATTGGGTTTGATTGTTCGACCAACAAACGGACAGCCGACCAAGCTGCTATTGCAGGTCTACAGAATGAGCTCCAACAATTTCTTGAGAGCAATTCAAGCAAATTGGCTGATCAAGCTACTGATTTGGAGGAAGCATTATCAAAGGCATTGACATTCTTACAAGGTTTTCAAAGCCTACTCAGCACTTTGGACCAAGAGCGGACGAGTCTTCAAACCGAGCAACGAAAATTGGAGTGCGTCCGTAAGAAGCTCCTTGCATCTCTCGTTCCCATGTTAGATGAGTGCGGATTACCATCAACCTGGGAAATTGAGGACGGTCCATCGTGGAGCTCTCATGCCATCGCAACAAATGAACAGAATCAAGCTGGGCCAGTGTCCATTGGGCCGCAATATTGCCCACAAGCCGTCCACCGAGTCGCCCTGGTTCACGCCCACACAGCCGATCCCAAAGTATCACTCGAGAGCAAGGCATTCCGGAGCCCCAATGGGGTGGTCATGAGGGAACATACCGCGGGCCAAAATAGCGTTGGAAATGGGGTGCGACCTCGCTCTGCCAATATGTCACCGCAGCGCTGGACGGTAGTTTCACCGACAGGCACGTTGTCCAATTCTCCTGCCATGGAATCAAGTCAAAAATCAAGGCAAGGACGGGCTCCACCTCCCCAACAGGAACGAG CGGAACGTTGCAACTCTTGTCTAAGCGATCCAAAAGCCCTTCAACCTCAGGAGGGGCACTTTCTTCTCGGCACCTAA